Proteins encoded by one window of Vigna radiata var. radiata cultivar VC1973A chromosome 5, Vradiata_ver6, whole genome shotgun sequence:
- the LOC106760303 gene encoding uncharacterized protein LOC106760303, with amino-acid sequence MEILKKLEINLPFSEALQQIPSYAKFLKELLSRKRKYIEEETIEVQGNCSAIIQKSLPPKLKDPGSFTIPCIIGNISVGKALIDLGANINLMPLSMFEKIEGLELKPTRMTLQLADRSLKYPYGVAEDVLVKVDKFLFPVDFVIMEMEEDVNVPLILGRSFMKTARVLIDVENGKLKVRVQDEEVNFDVFQAMSHPKDDKGCFHLDTLEKICMIQEKEVCDDPSLEEAFDDNYEKLTEEGMNNFEELKEAPLLNSEEKVKERKPELKMLPPHLKYAFLEEGEQFLAREEERFFTRFIMQVLNEAQLNYATTEKEFLAIVYALEKFRPYLIGSKVIIYTDHAAIKYLLAKPDSKPRLN; translated from the exons atggagatcttGAAGAAACTGGAGATAAACTTACCCTTCTCAGAAGCCTTGCAACAAATACCTTCATATGCAAAATTTCTGAAGGAACTCCTCTCTAGAAAAAGAAAGTACATTGAagaggaaacaattgaggtaCAGGGAAACTGCAGCGCCATCATACAAAAGTCATTACCTCCCAAGTTGAAAGATCCAGGAAGTTTCACTATCCCTTGCATTATAGGGAATATCTCTGTTGGGAAGGCACTAATTGATTTGGGGGCCAATATCAATCTCATGCCACTCTCCATGTTTGAAAAGATTGAAGGCTTGGAACTTAAGCCTACCCGAATGACTCTCCAACTAGCAGATAGATCTCTAAAATATCCTTATGGGGTAGCTGAAGACGTGTTGGTAAAAGTGGACAAGTTCTTGTTTCCTGTTGATTTTGTTatcatggagatggaagaagatGTGAATGTTCCTCTTATTCTTGGGAGATCTTTTATGAAGACTGCAAGAGTTCtaattgatgtggaaaatgGCAAACTGAAGGTGAGAGTGCAAGATGAAGAAGTAAATTTTGATGTCTTTCAAGCCATGTCTCACCCAAAAGATGATAAGGGTTGTTTTCATCTTGATACTCTTGAAAAAATATGCATGATTCAAGAAAAGGAGGTATGCGATGATCCTTCTCTGGAAGAAGCATTTGATGacaattatgaaaaattgactGAGGAAGGCATGAAtaattttgaagaattaaaagaggCCCCTTTGTTGAACTCTGAGGAAAAAGTCAAGGAAAGAAAGCCAGAGCTGAAAATGTTACCACCACACTTGAAATATGCGTTTTTAGAAGAAGGG GAGCAGTTCTTGGCcagagaagaggaaaggtttTTCACACGATTTATTATGCAAGTCCTCAATGAAGCCCAGctgaattatgccaccacagaaaaagagtttcttgctaTTGTGTATgctttggagaaatttagacCATATCTCATTGGGTCTAAGGTAATTATCTACACTGACCATGCGGCTATTAAATATTTGCTAGCCAAGCCAGACTCCAAACCACGATTGAACTGA
- the LOC106760304 gene encoding uncharacterized protein LOC106760304 — translation MKTTIGLSPFQMIYGKTYHLPVEMEHRALWALKFLNFDPGGTTEKRRRQLIDLEEMRLHAYDSSKSYKEKVTYYHDRKLVKRVFTPGQQVLLFNSRLKLFPGKLKSKWSGPFLIKNVLPHGAIELTDPTTEDPQRSWVVSGQCLKHYLGSEVEGLSIVMQLVSVT, via the coding sequence ATGAAGACAACCATTGGATTATCTCCTTTCCAAATGATCTATGGAAAGACCTATCACCTACCAGTGGAGATGGAACATAGAGCACTATGGGCAttaaaattcttgaattttGATCCTGGTGGCACTACAGAAAAGAGAAGGAGGCAACTTATTGACCTTGAGGAGATGAGGTTGCACGCCTATGATTCTTCTAAAAGTTACAAAGAAAAGGTGACGTACTATCATGACAGGAAGCTGGTAAAAAGGGTCTTTACTCCAGGACAACAAGTGCTGCTGTTCAATTCTCGACTAAAACTTTTCCCCGGAAAGTTGAAGTCCAAGTGGTCTGGCCCGTTCTTGATCAAGAATGTCCTCCCCCATGGAGCAATTGAGTTGACAGACCCAACCACTGAAGACCCACAAAGAAGCTGGGTAGTCAGTGGACAATGCCTCAAGCATTACTTGGGTAGTGAGGTTGAAGGCCTCTCTATAGTCATGCAGCTGGTTAGTGTGACATGA